The Primulina huaijiensis isolate GDHJ02 chromosome 12, ASM1229523v2, whole genome shotgun sequence genome has a window encoding:
- the LOC140989299 gene encoding uncharacterized protein, whose product MRRHCNRMISQTITRLYHVETAIARRNSNLIRNFVTSAQESKPAPSERVSAIVDEVSMLTLLEISDLTEVLRKKMGIEEMPMMGVMMPGMGFAPGMAGVKGKASGGQAGKEEEKKEKTTFDLKLEGGFDAAAKIKIIKEVRACTDLGLKEAKDLVEKAPTLLKKGVPKEEAGKIIEKMTAVGAKVVME is encoded by the coding sequence ATGAGACGCCACTGTAATCGAATGATCTCTCAAACAATCACGCGCCTATACCATGTTGAGACGGCAATTGCCCGgagaaattcaaatttgattcgGAATTTCGTGACTTCAGCTCAGGAATCCAAGCCTGCCCCATCCGAAAGAGTTTCAGCTATCGTGGATGAAGTTTCAATGCTAACATTGCTCGAAATCTCAGACTTAACGGAGGTTTTGCGTAAAAAGATGGGGATTGAAGAAATGCCCATGATGGGGGTTATGATGCCGGGGATGGGATTTGCGCCAGGGATGGCGGGGGTGAAGGGGAAAGCAAGTGGTGGGCAAGCTGGGAAAGAAGAGGAGAAGAAGGAGAAGACGACATTCGACTTGAAGCTTGAGGGTGGTTTCGATGCGGCTGCAAAGATCAAGATAATCAAGGAAGTGAGAGCGTGTACAGATTTGGGGTTGAAAGAGGCCAAGGATCTCGTGGAGAAAGCGCCCACTTTGTTGAAGAAAGGGGTCCCTAAAGAGGAGGCTGGAAAGATTATCGAGAAGATGACGGCTGTAGGAGCAAAAGTTGTAATGGAATGA
- the LOC140990597 gene encoding uncharacterized protein, with the protein MVPLLSQAAGGGGGALLSSTHQSSLQFANPIPPLFSKHGRNFSVSRRLKPLTLANAAESSSGGAATKPASSTTIPVNDQGSSSISVVGPENVPLEGVIQFEKPNSSSLLAKWGLVTVLAGGDVAALLLFSALGRYSHGFSVLDFETFKTADPFIAGWFLSAYFLGGYEEDGRGMNGLFKAVFAAAKSWAVGVPLGLIIRAASIGHTPPTNFTLVTMGSTAVLLIGWRTLLFSIFPASNGKKDGAYKRGNPFELFELVTSLVRRW; encoded by the exons ATGGTGCCTCTGCTTAGCCAGGCAGCCGGTGGCGGCGGTGGAGCGTTGCTTTCCTCCACACATCAATCCTCCCTTCAATTCGCTAACCCAATACCGCCTCTTTTCTCCAAACACGGCCGCAATTTCTCTGTTTCGCGCCGCCTCAAGCCCCTGACCCTCGCTAATGCCGCCGAGTCTTCTAGCGGTGGTGCTGCCACTAAGCCGGCATCCTCTACCACCATTCCTGTAAACGACCAAGGCTCTAGCTCTATCTCTGTGGTGGGTCCGGAAAATGTCCCACTTGAAGGTGTTATTCAGTTCGAAAAGCCAAATTCTTCTTCCCTGCTTGCTAAATGGGG TCTCGTGACTGTTTTAGCTGGGGGTGATGTGGCGGCGCTGCTTTTGTTCTCTGCACTCGGAAGATATAGTCATGGGTTCTCTGTTTTAGATTTTGAAACCTTCAAAACGGCGGATCCTTTCATTGCTG GGTGGTTTTTGAGTGCTTATTTTCTTGGCGGATACGAGGAGGATGGCCGAGGAATGAATGGTCTGTTTAAGGCTGTTTTTGCAGCTGCCAAGTCCTGGGCTGTTGGCGTACCG TTGGGGTTAATCATTCGTGCAGCTTCTATAGGCCACACACCACCAACCAATTTCACTTTAGTCACCATGGGCAGCACTGCTGTGTTACTGATTGGATGGCGAACATTGTTGTTTAGCATTTTCCCTGCTAGCAATGGCAAGAAAGATGGTGCATACAAGCGTGGCAATCCATTTGAATTGTTCGAG CTTGTTACGTCGTTGGTGAGAAGATGGTGA
- the LOC140990581 gene encoding structural maintenance of chromosomes protein 6B-like, with protein sequence MPQDASTSSVNDTRGLAGGERSFLTLCFALALPEMTESPFRVMDEFNVFMDAVSRKISLDVIVDFAFAQGSQWMFITPHDIPRKKPF encoded by the exons ATGCCACAAGATGCATCAACCAGCTCTGTCAATGACACGAGGGGGCTTGCAG GTGGTGAGCGTTCCTTTTTAACATTGTGCTTTGCCCTCGCACTTCCAGAGATGACAGAATCCCCATTCCGTGTGATGGATGAATTTAATGTATTTATG GATGCCGTCAGCAGAAAAATCAGTCTAGATGTTATTGTAGATTTTGCTTTCGCACAAGGATCCCAGTGGATGTTTATTACTCCTCATGACATACCTCGGAAAAAACCTTTTTGA
- the LOC140990234 gene encoding F-box protein At5g51370-like: MAFSPEKENQNSMWFKHKKALNHVLFTMRRHSLTSKQTQPQNQRQRPPLTEFPQPTSKIQDFPLTNLVSDITLLLSDEILLKILARVPRSQRNSNFLVSKRWLNLQGRLVRSIKILGWDFLVSGRLFLRFPNLIRVHLVNGCLISSRNFGVICTHEAASFHIGSDVEVKDWFFNEKSVLEADEVDRGLKILASGCPNLRKLTVMNASEMGILSVAEECPTLQELELHMCNDQVLRGIAACQNLQVLKLTGAVDASYNSLVSDLGLTILAQGCKKLVKIELSRCKGSYEGIKAIGQCCQTLEELIICDHRMEDGWIFALPYCEKLKTLRFLSCKQIDQVSGADEHLGSCSALENLHIEKCQLRYKKVLGALFIVCQNAKDVVLKNCWGIDDDMFSTASGFRRVRSLSLEGCSLITTDGLESAIISWNELQSLKVKSCNNIKDCAPSSAFSSLKDLKWKPDSRSILSANLAGTGMGKKGYRIFKRSSDWKSLPGA, translated from the exons ATGGCATTTTCACCTGAGAAAGAAAACCAAAATTCTATGTGGTTTAAGCACAAGAAAGCTTTGAACCATGTACTCTTCACAATGCGCCGCCATTCTTTGACCTCAAAACAAACCCAGCCCCAGAATCAAAGGCAAAGGCCACCTCTCACTGAATTTCCACAGCCCACCAGCAAAATCCAAGATTTCCCTCTCACAAATCTTGTTTCTGATATAACTTTACTTCTTTCAGATGAAATATTGCTTAAGATTCTTGCAAGGGTGCCAAGATCTCAGAGGAATTCGAATTTCCTTGTTTCAAAGAGGTGGCTCAATCTGCAAGGCAGGCTGGTGAGGTCCATCAAGATTCTTGGTTGGGATTTTCTGGTTTCAGGTCGATTGTTCTTGAGGTTCCCTAATCTTATTCGTGTTCATTTGGTTAATGGGTGCTTGATTTCTTCGCGAAATTTTGGTGTTATTTGTACTCACGAGGCTGCGTCCTTTCATATTGGCTCTGACGTTGAGGTGAAAGATTggttttttaatgaaaaatctgTGTTGGAAGCTGATGAAGTCGACAGAGGTTTAAAGATTTTGGCGAGTGGGTGCCCAAATTTGAGGAAATTAACCGTGATGAATGCGAGTGAAATGGGGATATTGAGTGTGGCTGAGGAGTGCCCCACATTGCAAGAACTTGAGCTACATATGTGCAATGACCAGGTTCTGCGTGGGATCGCTGCGTGTCAGAATTTACAGGTTTTAAAGTTAACTGGTGCTGTGGATGCCTCTTACAATTCATTAGTTTCCGATCTTGGATTGACTATTTTAGCACAAGGGTGTAAGAAATTGGTGAAGATTGAGTTGAGCAGATGTAAAGGGAGTTATGAAGGGATTAAAGCTATCGGGCAATGTTGTCAAACTCTTGAAGAGCTGATTATTTGCGATCATAGGATGGAAGATGGATGGATATTCGCACTTCCTTATTGCGAAAAGTTGAAAACGTTGAGGTTTTTATCGTGTAAACAAATTGATCAGGTTTCGGGAGCTGATGAGCATTTGGGATCTTGTTCAGCTCTTGAAAACTTACATATCGAGAAGTGTCAGTTAAGGTATAAGAAGGTTTTAGGGGCATTATTCATTGTGTGCCAAAACGCGAAGGATGTGGTTCTGAAGAATTGCTGGGGAATAGATGATGATATGTTTAGCACTGCAAGCGGTTTTAG GAGAGTAAGATCATTATCTTTAGAAGGGTGCTCGTTGATAACGACGGATGGTCTAGAGTCGGCGATCATTTCTTGGAACGAACTTCAGAGCCTCAAAGTGAAATCATGTAACAATATAAAGGATTGTGCTCCTTCGAGTGCGTTTTCTTCTCTCAAGGACTTGAAATGGAAGCCCGATTCCAGATCTATCCTTTCGGCTAATCTTGCAGGAACGGGAATGGGAAAGAAGGGTTACAGAATTTTCAAGAGATCTAGTGATTGGAAATCTTTGCCTGGTGCTTAG